From a single Bacillus pseudomycoides DSM 12442 genomic region:
- a CDS encoding GH25 family lysozyme, translated as MQNRSSSDTKFIDVSHWEGTIDWNAVKTSGIPAAYAKATEGVGYTDPIFVQNVQAARSAGVLIGAYHFAHPDQNDAISEAKYFVSILQENQTDLIPVLDFESPTNSNTSNITGAFLSKWARDFINYVKQATGKNVMLYTGVWYITEFGISGLSDVPLWVARYSNTPPVDCGGWTKWTAWQYTDSGYISGVGNCDVSAAISLDALKDGGSSSGNATSVYGIAVINGNNVNLRSGPSLQASVIRQLNHGEEYVVWGEQNNWLCLGTNEWVYDDPSYIQYKHYVATITGDNVNLRDVPSLSGNIIRQLHHGEAYRVWGEQDGWLCLGTNEWIYYDASYIQYGVQ; from the coding sequence ATGCAAAATAGATCAAGTTCAGATACTAAGTTTATTGATGTATCGCATTGGGAAGGGACTATTGATTGGAATGCTGTTAAAACCTCAGGGATTCCAGCAGCGTATGCGAAAGCAACGGAAGGTGTGGGTTATACAGATCCTATTTTCGTTCAAAATGTACAAGCAGCGAGAAGTGCTGGTGTATTGATAGGAGCTTATCATTTTGCCCACCCGGATCAAAATGATGCGATTTCCGAGGCGAAGTATTTTGTTAGTATTTTACAAGAAAATCAAACGGATCTTATACCAGTTTTAGATTTTGAATCTCCAACAAATTCAAATACAAGTAACATAACCGGAGCATTTCTATCCAAGTGGGCAAGAGATTTTATTAATTATGTGAAACAAGCTACTGGGAAAAATGTAATGTTATATACAGGTGTTTGGTATATCACTGAATTTGGGATTAGTGGACTAAGTGATGTGCCACTTTGGGTTGCAAGATATTCCAATACTCCACCTGTTGATTGTGGTGGGTGGACAAAATGGACAGCTTGGCAATATACAGATTCTGGTTATATTTCAGGGGTAGGGAATTGTGATGTATCAGCGGCTATTTCTTTAGATGCATTAAAGGATGGTGGATCATCATCTGGCAACGCAACATCGGTATATGGAATTGCTGTCATTAATGGAAATAATGTGAATTTACGAAGTGGTCCATCTTTACAAGCAAGTGTGATCCGTCAATTGAACCATGGAGAAGAGTATGTAGTATGGGGTGAACAAAATAATTGGCTTTGTTTAGGGACCAATGAATGGGTTTACGATGATCCTAGTTATATTCAGTATAAACATTACGTTGCTACTATCACTGGAGATAACGTGAATTTACGAGATGTACCATCGCTAAGCGGGAATATTATACGTCAATTACATCATGGAGAAGCGTATCGAGTATGGGGTGAACAAGATGGCTGGCTTTGTTTAGGAACAAATGAATGGATTTATTATGATGCGAGTTATATTCAATATGGTGTACAATAA